In a single window of the Jaculus jaculus isolate mJacJac1 chromosome 9, mJacJac1.mat.Y.cur, whole genome shotgun sequence genome:
- the Stx11 gene encoding syntaxin-11 has product MKDRLAELLELSRSYGQQCPDVDEDACAGRRRDDVVFETDHALESLHRVIRDIQDETRQLLADVRRLGKQNARFLTSMRRLSSIKRDTSSIARDIKGRGEAIHRKLRSLRELSEQAAARHGARSAVARIAHAQHAALARAFRDAMHEYHRAEAKQRDNCKIRMRRQLEIMGKDVSGEQIEDMLEQGRWDVFSENLLADVKGARAALGELESRHRELLRLESRVRDVHELFLHVAVLLEKQADTLDVIELNVQQTLDYTGEAKAHVRKAVQYKERNPCRAICCFCCPCVH; this is encoded by the coding sequence atGAAGGACCGGCTGGCCGAGCTGCTCGAGCTGTCGCGGAGCTACGGGCAGCAGTGCCCGGATGTGGACGAGGACGCGTGCGCGGGGCGGCGGCGCGACGACGTCGTGTTCGAGACGGACCACGCCCTGGAGTCCCTGCACCGCGTCATCCGGGACATTCAGGACGAGACGCGCCAGCTGCTGGCCGACGTGAGGCGCCTGGGCAAGCAGAACGCGCGCTTCCTCACGTCCATGCGGCGCCTGAGCAGCATCAAGCGCGACACCAGCTCCATCGCCAGGGACATCAAGGGCCGCGGCGAGGCCATCCACCGCAAGCTGCGCTCCTTGCGCGAGCTGAGCGAGCAGGCGGCCGCCCGGCACGGCGCGCGCTCGGCCGTGGCGCGCATCGCGCACGCGCAGCACGCGGCGCTGGCGCGCGCCTTCCGCGACGCCATGCACGAGTACCACCGCGCCGAGGCGAAGCAGCGCGACAACTGCAAGATCCGCATGCGGCGGCAGCTGGAGATCATGGGCAAGGACGTGTCGGGCGAGCAGATCGAGGACATGCTGGAGCAGGGCCGGTGGGACGTGTTCTCCGAGAACCTGCTGGCCGACGTGAAGGGCGCGCGCGCGGCGCTCGGCGAGCTCGAGAGCCGCCACCGCGAGCTGCTGCGCCTGGAGAGCCGCGTGCGAGACGTGCACGAGCTCTTCCTGCACGTGGCCGTGCTGCTGGAGAAGCAGGCCGACACGCTGGACGTCATCGAGCTCAACGTGCAGCAGACCCTCGACTACACGGGCGAGGCCAAGGCGCACGTGCGCAAGGCCGTGCAGTACAAGGAGAGGAACCCCTGCCGGGCcatctgctgcttctgctgccccTGTGTCCACTAG